The following are from one region of the Sandaracinus amylolyticus genome:
- the htpG gene encoding molecular chaperone HtpG: MTEATQTADDAPARTTHRFEAEVDQVLRLVIRSLYSNKEIFLRELLSNASDALDKLRFRSLTEPALRPSEELRIRLEPDAANKTLTIWDDGIGMTRDELAQNLGTIAKSGTRELLEKVRAAGQKDAPALIGQFGVGFYSAFLVAERVDVISRAPGHEDAWKWSSDAQGTFTIEPAARDVNGSSVVLHLSDDHVDLLRTWKLEELVRKYSDYLEWPIELKLEREKADEAAPAEWRRVNRGTPLWQRSASEVTPDQYEEHYRHLTHDFEKPLLWRHFRVEGTTEFAGILYVPRRPPFDLFAPESKHGLRLHVKRVFVMEDEGEVLPKWLRFVRGVVDSEDLPLNVSRELLQDSRVVRTIKKQIVKQVLDGLTQLANDRPEDYALFWKTFGAVLKEGLHYEPDQTERLAKLLRYESSAVEKGALVSLADAKARMKEGQKAIYYALGESRRQIESSPHIEGLTKHGFEVLYMIDPVDQWAVQSLREFDGTPLQSATAAELDLGALHLGATDEASEKAREESKGAVEALRSRARTKLQEHVSEVRVSARLTDSPVCLVVPEGGLPPHLERLLRATQQDLPPQKRILEINPDHPLVRALAKLIEAQPDRAEIDEWIELLHEQALIAEGSPIEDPGRFTKRLTSLLTEAATRAAGA; encoded by the coding sequence ATGACCGAAGCGACGCAGACCGCAGACGACGCCCCCGCCCGGACCACCCACCGCTTCGAGGCCGAGGTCGATCAGGTCCTCCGCCTCGTCATCCGCTCGCTCTATTCGAACAAGGAGATCTTCCTCCGCGAGCTGCTCTCGAACGCGTCCGACGCGCTCGACAAGCTGCGCTTCCGCTCGCTCACCGAGCCCGCGCTGCGCCCCTCCGAGGAGCTGCGCATCCGCCTCGAGCCCGACGCCGCGAACAAGACGCTGACCATCTGGGACGATGGCATCGGCATGACGCGCGACGAGCTCGCGCAGAACCTCGGCACCATCGCGAAGTCGGGCACGCGCGAGCTGCTCGAGAAGGTGCGCGCCGCGGGCCAGAAGGACGCGCCCGCGCTGATCGGTCAGTTCGGCGTCGGCTTCTACAGCGCGTTCCTGGTCGCCGAGCGCGTCGACGTGATCTCGCGCGCCCCGGGGCACGAGGACGCGTGGAAGTGGAGCTCGGACGCCCAGGGCACGTTCACGATCGAGCCCGCTGCACGCGATGTGAACGGCAGCTCGGTCGTGCTGCACCTCTCGGACGATCACGTCGACCTGCTGCGCACCTGGAAGCTCGAGGAGCTGGTCCGCAAGTACAGCGACTACCTCGAGTGGCCGATCGAGCTGAAGCTCGAGCGCGAGAAGGCGGACGAGGCCGCGCCCGCGGAGTGGCGGCGGGTGAACCGGGGCACGCCGCTGTGGCAGCGCTCGGCGAGCGAGGTCACGCCCGATCAGTACGAGGAGCACTACCGCCACCTCACCCACGACTTCGAGAAGCCGCTGCTGTGGCGTCACTTCCGGGTCGAGGGCACGACGGAGTTCGCGGGCATCCTCTACGTGCCGCGCCGTCCGCCCTTCGATCTGTTCGCGCCCGAGAGCAAGCACGGCCTGCGGCTGCACGTGAAGCGCGTCTTCGTCATGGAGGACGAGGGCGAGGTGCTCCCGAAGTGGCTGCGCTTCGTGCGCGGCGTGGTCGACAGCGAGGACCTGCCGCTCAACGTCTCGCGCGAGCTGCTCCAGGACTCGCGCGTGGTGCGCACGATCAAGAAGCAGATCGTGAAGCAGGTGCTCGACGGGCTGACGCAGCTCGCGAACGATCGCCCCGAGGACTACGCGCTCTTCTGGAAGACGTTCGGCGCGGTGCTGAAGGAAGGGCTGCACTACGAGCCCGATCAGACCGAGCGGCTCGCGAAGCTGCTCCGCTATGAATCGAGCGCGGTGGAGAAGGGCGCGCTGGTCTCGCTCGCCGACGCCAAGGCGCGCATGAAGGAAGGGCAGAAGGCGATCTACTACGCGCTCGGCGAGTCGCGACGGCAGATCGAGTCGAGCCCGCACATCGAGGGCCTCACGAAGCACGGCTTCGAGGTGCTCTACATGATCGACCCGGTCGATCAGTGGGCGGTGCAGTCGCTGCGCGAATTCGACGGCACGCCGCTCCAGAGCGCGACCGCGGCCGAGCTCGACCTCGGCGCGCTCCATCTCGGGGCGACCGACGAGGCGAGCGAGAAGGCGCGCGAGGAGTCGAAGGGCGCGGTCGAGGCGCTGCGCAGCCGCGCGCGCACGAAGCTGCAGGAGCACGTGAGCGAGGTGCGGGTGAGCGCGCGCCTGACCGACTCGCCGGTGTGCCTCGTGGTGCCCGAGGGCGGGCTGCCGCCCCACCTCGAGCGCTTGCTGCGCGCGACGCAGCAGGACCTTCCGCCGCAGAAGCGCATCCTCGAGATCAACCCCGATCACCCGCTGGTGCGCGCGCTCGCGAAGCTGATCGAGGCCCAGCCCGATCGCGCGGAGATCGACGAGTGGATCGAGCTGCTGCACGAGCAGGCGCTCATCGCCGAGGGCAGCCCGATCGAGGATCCCGGTCGCTTCACGAAGCGCCTCACCTCGCTGCTCACCGAGGCGGCGACGCGCGCAGCGGGCGCGTAA